A single region of the Chryseobacterium culicis genome encodes:
- a CDS encoding thiolase family protein: MKTAYIVKGFRTAVGKAPKGSLRFTRPDVMAATVIEKLMAELPQLDKNRIDDLIVGNAMPEAEQGLNVARLISLMGLNTDKVPGVTVNRYCASGSEAIAIASAKIQAGMADCIIAGGTESMSYIPMGGYKPVPETDIAKTNPDYYWGMGYTAEEVAKQYNITREEQDQFAFESHMKALKANQEGKFANQIVPIPVEYNFLDENQKMQTKKFDFSIDEGPRADTSLAGLAKLRPVFANGGSVTAGNSSQMSDGAAFVMVMSEEMVKELGLEPEARLVAYAAAGLEPRIMGMGPIYAIPKALKQAGLELKDIDLIELNEAFASQSVAIKKELGLNPDILNVNGGAIALGHPLGCTGTKLTVQLLDEMRKRGNKYGMVSMCVGTGQGAASIFELL, translated from the coding sequence ATGAAAACAGCATACATAGTAAAAGGTTTCAGAACTGCCGTTGGAAAAGCTCCAAAAGGAAGTTTAAGATTTACAAGACCTGATGTCATGGCAGCTACCGTTATTGAAAAATTAATGGCTGAGCTTCCACAATTAGATAAAAACAGAATTGATGACCTTATCGTAGGAAATGCAATGCCGGAAGCTGAACAAGGGCTGAACGTTGCACGTCTGATCTCTTTGATGGGGTTGAATACAGATAAAGTTCCGGGAGTAACCGTAAACAGATACTGTGCTTCAGGAAGTGAGGCGATCGCGATTGCTTCTGCAAAAATTCAGGCTGGTATGGCAGATTGTATCATCGCTGGTGGTACTGAATCTATGTCATACATTCCAATGGGAGGTTACAAACCGGTTCCTGAAACAGATATCGCAAAAACCAACCCTGATTACTATTGGGGAATGGGTTACACTGCTGAAGAAGTAGCAAAACAATACAATATCACAAGAGAAGAACAGGATCAGTTTGCTTTTGAATCTCACATGAAGGCTTTAAAAGCTAATCAGGAAGGAAAATTTGCCAACCAGATTGTTCCGATTCCTGTAGAATATAACTTTCTGGATGAAAATCAGAAAATGCAGACTAAAAAGTTTGATTTTTCAATAGATGAAGGACCTAGAGCAGACACTTCTTTAGCTGGTTTAGCAAAATTAAGACCCGTATTTGCCAACGGAGGAAGCGTAACTGCCGGAAACTCTTCTCAAATGAGTGACGGAGCCGCCTTTGTAATGGTAATGAGTGAGGAAATGGTAAAAGAATTAGGATTGGAGCCTGAAGCAAGATTAGTGGCTTATGCTGCAGCCGGATTAGAACCAAGAATCATGGGTATGGGACCAATCTATGCTATTCCAAAAGCATTAAAACAAGCAGGATTAGAACTAAAAGATATCGACTTGATCGAGCTTAACGAAGCTTTCGCATCTCAATCAGTTGCTATTAAGAAAGAATTAGGATTAAATCCTGATATCTTAAACGTAAACGGAGGAGCTATTGCTCTTGGACATCCACTTGGATGTACCGGAACAAAACTTACGGTTCAGCTTCTTGACGAAATGAGAAAGCGCGGAAACAAATACGGGATGGTTTCCATGTGTGTTGGAACGGGGCAAGGCGCGGCTTCAATCTTTGAACTTCTTTAA
- a CDS encoding four helix bundle protein, which produces MNIALGSSFEFETQIIIANDLEFIQKNDFDLLMTEIRHIQNMIIKLKQNYSK; this is translated from the coding sequence TTGAACATTGCATTAGGTTCTTCATTTGAATTTGAAACTCAAATCATAATTGCTAATGATTTGGAATTTATACAGAAAAATGATTTTGATTTACTAATGACAGAAATCAGACATATTCAAAATATGATAATTAAATTAAAACAAAATTATTCAAAATAG
- a CDS encoding four helix bundle protein → MHNFRDLEVWKKSILLCKHYYVISKDFPKDELFGLTSQTRRSLYSIPSNIAEGAGREIPILNFVNS, encoded by the coding sequence ATGCATAACTTTAGGGATTTAGAAGTCTGGAAGAAATCAATTCTGCTTTGTAAGCATTATTATGTAATTTCAAAAGATTTTCCTAAAGATGAGTTATTTGGGTTGACCTCACAAACTAGGAGGAGTTTATATTCTATCCCATCTAATATTGCTGAAGGAGCAGGAAGAGAGATACCAATCCTCAATTTTGTCAATTCTTGA
- a CDS encoding 3-hydroxyacyl-CoA dehydrogenase/enoyl-CoA hydratase family protein: MKRRIKHVTVLGSGIMGSGIAAHFANIGVEVSLLDIVPFELTEAEQKKGLTKDDKVVRNRIASENFEKLKKASPALLYSPKFADRITIGNFDDDLPKIKNTDWIIEVVVERLDIKKSVYEKIEQFRKPGTLISSNTSGIPIHFLTEGRSEDFKKYFAGTHFFNPVRYLPLLEIIPTNDTAPEIIDFYMNYGAKFLGKTTVLAKDTPAFIANRIGVFSMMDLLHNVQKLGLTVSDVDKLTGPVIGRPKSATFRTADVVGLDTLVMVANGVRQSGAEANDFNDVFALPPYIQKMMDNKWLGSKTEQGFYKKVKNAEGKSEIHGLNLDTLEYELQGKSSFPTLELTKAIDKPIDRFKVLIGGKDKAGELYRKSLGALFAYVSHKVPEISDEVYKIDDAMRAGFGWENGPFEIWDAVGVQKGIELAKDAGYEVSDWVKNVETFYKVNDEGQSIYVDKNSGEYNKIPGQDAFIILDNIRKNKTLWSNSGAAIEDLGDGIINFEIRSKMNSLGGEVLDGLNRAIDLAEKEYDGLVVGNQGANFSVGANLAMILMMAIEQDWDDLNMAIAYFQKSMMRVRYSSIPVVVAPHGMTLGGGCEMTMHADRVVAAAETYIGLVETGVGVIPGGGGTKELTLRTSREFHNDDVKNNRLRDAFMNIAMGKVATSAYEAYDMGILEKGKDIVSVSKNRQIAEAKKVAKLLAEQGYTQPIEQKVKVLGKDALGMFYVGTDQMLTGNFISAHDKKIADKLANVMVGGNLSEPTVVTEQYLLNLERETFLQLCGERKTLERIQYMLQNGKPLRN, translated from the coding sequence ATGAAAAGAAGAATCAAACATGTAACGGTTCTTGGTTCAGGGATTATGGGAAGCGGTATCGCTGCTCACTTCGCCAATATCGGCGTTGAAGTATCACTCTTGGATATTGTTCCTTTTGAACTTACTGAAGCTGAACAGAAAAAAGGTTTGACCAAAGATGACAAGGTAGTAAGAAACAGAATTGCTTCCGAAAACTTTGAAAAACTTAAAAAAGCAAGTCCTGCACTTCTTTATTCACCAAAGTTTGCAGACAGAATTACCATCGGAAACTTCGATGATGATTTGCCGAAAATAAAAAATACTGACTGGATCATTGAAGTAGTAGTAGAAAGACTTGATATCAAAAAGTCTGTATATGAAAAAATTGAACAGTTCAGAAAACCGGGAACATTAATTTCTTCTAATACATCCGGTATTCCTATTCATTTCCTTACAGAAGGAAGAAGCGAGGATTTCAAAAAATATTTTGCAGGAACTCACTTCTTTAATCCGGTAAGATATCTTCCTCTTCTTGAGATTATTCCAACAAATGATACTGCTCCGGAAATCATTGATTTCTATATGAATTACGGAGCTAAATTCTTAGGTAAAACAACAGTTTTAGCTAAAGATACTCCAGCTTTCATCGCCAACAGAATCGGGGTATTCTCTATGATGGATCTTCTTCACAATGTACAGAAACTAGGACTTACCGTTTCTGATGTTGATAAATTAACAGGTCCTGTGATCGGCCGTCCAAAATCAGCAACATTCAGAACAGCTGATGTTGTAGGTCTTGATACTCTGGTAATGGTAGCCAACGGCGTTCGTCAAAGCGGTGCTGAAGCAAATGATTTCAATGATGTATTTGCCCTTCCTCCTTATATCCAGAAAATGATGGATAATAAATGGCTGGGTTCAAAAACAGAACAAGGGTTCTATAAAAAAGTGAAAAATGCAGAAGGAAAATCTGAAATTCACGGATTAAACCTTGATACTTTGGAATATGAACTTCAAGGAAAATCATCATTCCCTACTCTGGAATTAACAAAAGCTATCGATAAACCAATTGACAGATTCAAAGTTCTGATCGGAGGTAAAGATAAAGCCGGCGAATTATACAGAAAATCTTTAGGAGCATTATTCGCTTATGTGTCTCATAAAGTTCCTGAAATTTCTGATGAAGTTTATAAAATTGACGATGCCATGAGAGCTGGTTTCGGATGGGAAAACGGACCATTTGAGATCTGGGATGCTGTAGGCGTTCAAAAAGGTATTGAACTGGCTAAAGACGCTGGATATGAAGTTTCAGACTGGGTGAAAAATGTAGAGACTTTCTATAAAGTTAATGACGAAGGACAAAGTATTTACGTGGATAAAAATTCAGGAGAATACAACAAAATCCCAGGTCAGGATGCATTCATCATCTTAGATAACATCAGAAAAAATAAAACACTTTGGAGTAATTCAGGGGCTGCTATTGAAGATTTAGGAGACGGTATCATCAACTTCGAGATCCGTTCAAAAATGAACTCTCTTGGAGGCGAAGTTCTTGATGGATTAAACAGAGCAATTGATTTAGCAGAAAAAGAATACGATGGATTGGTTGTAGGAAACCAGGGAGCTAATTTCTCTGTAGGTGCTAACCTTGCTATGATCCTTATGATGGCTATCGAGCAGGATTGGGATGATTTGAATATGGCCATCGCTTACTTCCAGAAATCAATGATGAGAGTACGTTACTCTTCTATTCCTGTTGTGGTAGCACCTCACGGAATGACTCTAGGTGGAGGATGCGAAATGACAATGCATGCAGACCGAGTGGTTGCTGCAGCAGAAACCTATATCGGACTTGTTGAAACAGGAGTTGGAGTAATTCCTGGTGGTGGTGGTACTAAAGAATTGACTTTAAGAACTTCCAGAGAATTCCACAACGATGATGTTAAAAATAACAGACTTCGTGATGCTTTCATGAATATCGCAATGGGTAAAGTAGCAACTTCAGCTTATGAAGCTTACGATATGGGAATCCTTGAAAAAGGAAAAGACATTGTTTCCGTAAGCAAAAACAGACAGATAGCAGAAGCTAAAAAAGTAGCAAAATTATTAGCAGAACAAGGATATACCCAACCTATCGAGCAGAAAGTAAAAGTTCTTGGTAAAGATGCATTAGGAATGTTCTACGTAGGAACAGACCAGATGCTAACCGGAAACTTCATCTCTGCACACGATAAGAAAATTGCTGATAAGCTAGCCAACGTAATGGTAGGTGGAAACTTATCTGAACCAACAGTGGTAACAGAACAATATCTGTTGAACCTTGAAAGAGAAACCTTCCTTCAACTTTGTGGTGAGAGAAAAACTCTTGAGAGAATCCAGTACATGCTACAGAACGGAAAACCATTAAGAAATTAA
- a CDS encoding MarR family winged helix-turn-helix transcriptional regulator, whose translation MDNNKEKIENVDLILKQTWLAVSKMYTELAQEHDSTAVQALTLLKIDPKEGTRSTNLGPKMAIEPTSLTRIIKLLEDNGYIYKEKTTTDKREVIIKLTDKGLNSRNMSKEVVVNFNKKVMEKIAPEKLEAFKDVMGEIMKIANELLNNRK comes from the coding sequence ATGGATAATAATAAGGAAAAAATAGAAAACGTAGATTTAATTTTAAAGCAGACCTGGTTGGCTGTTTCTAAAATGTACACAGAATTAGCCCAGGAACATGATTCCACAGCGGTGCAAGCCCTTACTCTTCTTAAAATTGATCCCAAAGAAGGAACCCGAAGTACCAACTTGGGTCCAAAGATGGCTATTGAGCCTACTTCATTAACCAGAATTATCAAACTTCTGGAAGATAACGGATATATCTATAAGGAAAAAACAACCACTGATAAAAGAGAGGTTATCATCAAACTTACGGATAAAGGACTCAACTCAAGAAACATGTCTAAGGAAGTTGTTGTGAATTTCAACAAAAAGGTAATGGAAAAAATTGCCCCTGAAAAGCTTGAAGCTTTCAAAGATGTAATGGGTGAAATCATGAAAATAGCAAACGAATTATTAAATAACAGAAAATAA
- a CDS encoding ABC transporter ATP-binding protein has translation MHLQIKQAHIGHNTTLISNANANLKLGDVGLLIGNNGVGKTTLIKSILHQLPLLNGEISIGGKNIKHLSVKEVAENIAIVFSKSVIPQHYTVEDLISLGKYIYYPFYFELKKEDREEVAHIIEELDLNQYRYTLLKNLSDGNLQKAFIGRAITQNSPIIILDEPTTHLDEKNKIIILKTLRKLAKEQNKLILFSSHDWRLAKEFADKIWYVKENHLYSGIVEDILLQHDELTNASLFQFNETFIPPFISAPQFHKEILYSLLQKNFQKDLSDLNFEFQNTFWVITKDSAIYQCESFEEIINLIQNIH, from the coding sequence ATGCACCTACAGATCAAACAGGCTCATATCGGCCACAACACCACATTAATCTCCAATGCCAATGCAAATTTAAAGCTCGGTGATGTAGGTCTGCTGATTGGTAATAATGGTGTGGGAAAAACAACATTAATCAAATCTATTCTGCATCAGCTCCCGTTACTCAATGGAGAGATTTCTATTGGCGGAAAAAATATAAAGCATCTTTCTGTAAAAGAAGTAGCGGAAAATATTGCCATTGTTTTTTCAAAATCGGTTATTCCACAGCATTATACAGTTGAGGATCTTATTTCTCTGGGAAAATACATCTACTACCCTTTTTATTTTGAATTAAAAAAAGAAGACCGCGAAGAAGTTGCTCATATTATTGAGGAACTGGATTTAAATCAATACAGATATACCCTTCTGAAAAACCTGTCAGACGGAAATCTTCAAAAAGCATTTATCGGGCGGGCGATTACCCAGAATTCTCCTATCATTATTCTGGATGAACCGACTACCCATCTGGATGAGAAAAATAAAATCATTATCCTAAAAACCTTAAGAAAACTGGCTAAAGAACAGAACAAACTTATCCTGTTTTCTTCCCATGACTGGCGGCTGGCCAAAGAGTTTGCCGATAAAATATGGTATGTAAAGGAAAACCATTTGTATTCAGGGATTGTGGAGGATATTTTGCTTCAGCATGATGAACTCACCAACGCCTCATTATTTCAATTCAACGAGACTTTTATTCCGCCTTTTATCTCGGCACCGCAGTTTCACAAGGAAATACTGTATTCTCTGCTTCAAAAAAACTTCCAAAAAGACCTCTCTGACCTTAATTTCGAGTTTCAGAACACTTTTTGGGTAATTACTAAAGATTCCGCCATCTATCAATGTGAATCTTTTGAAGAAATCATCAATTTAATCCAAAACATTCATTAA
- a CDS encoding GxxExxY protein, which yields MTENELSKTVFETGLKIHKKLGAGLFEHVYEECMFYELTKAGFSVEKQKFLPIVYEDLKIDNAFKLDLMIENKVILEIKTVDYISPTHKAQLLTYLKMSNCKLGMLLNFQSDVFKNGVTRIVNNL from the coding sequence ATGACAGAAAATGAACTATCAAAAACTGTTTTTGAAACAGGATTAAAAATTCATAAAAAGCTTGGAGCAGGTTTATTTGAACATGTATATGAAGAATGTATGTTCTATGAATTAACAAAAGCTGGATTTTCAGTAGAAAAACAAAAGTTCCTCCCAATTGTTTATGAAGATTTGAAAATAGACAATGCTTTTAAACTCGACCTGATGATTGAAAACAAAGTGATTTTAGAAATAAAAACCGTTGATTACATTAGCCCTACTCATAAAGCTCAGCTATTAACCTATTTAAAAATGTCAAACTGCAAATTAGGAATGCTTCTCAATTTTCAATCTGATGTTTTCAAAAACGGTGTCACAAGAATTGTAAACAACTTATAA